The following proteins come from a genomic window of Sardina pilchardus chromosome 1, fSarPil1.1, whole genome shotgun sequence:
- the LOC134088686 gene encoding zinc finger protein 135-like isoform X3 — protein MTSSRNSWKKTGAWTSSSNEGASEHPNGTQQEIHGQSDQLNLQRKSKHPCPLCWKSFIALRNLNKHIEKTHFKPPARDKGHKQKRLRGKPHQCSRCGKVFSHTSSLSRHMHVHKGEKPHEIQAQMRIGEKPHECSRCGKGFSHSSSLSRHMRVHKGESAHERDAPGHRGGGGEKPHECPHCGRSFAHALALEHHVLKHTLKKPYECSQCGKGFPCKSSLSQHLRVHREETPQKTLAPPPAAERRHKCSQCGKGFVHPVTLKRHLLQHKVESARARERHLRCGYCGKGFKSISSFSLHMCKRLARQRNGETAHGAGERPHRCAECGRRFRDKASLKVHTVIHTRERPHKCALCETGFSHASSLSRHMTTNAHLAKQRRQDRRDLRLMQMQQNRGTVDILTDVAQEVEVCTTDL, from the coding sequence GTGCATCAGAACATCCAAACGGAACCCAACAGGAGATCCATGGACAGAGTGATCAGCTCAACCTGCAACGCAAAAGCAAGCACCCCTGTCCTCTCTGCTGGAAGAGCTTCATCGCCCTTAGAAACCTCAACAAGCACATTgagaaaacacattttaaaccaccCGCACGAGATAAGGGTCACAAGCAAAAGCGTTTAAGAGGGAAGCCCCATCAATGTTCCCGGTGTGGAAAAGTTTTCTCGCACACGTCCAGTCTTTCACgccacatgcatgtgcacaaaggagagaagcctcatgaaATACAGGCGCAGATGCGCATCGGAGAGAAGCCTCACGAGTGTTCCCGGTGCGGAAAAGGTTTTTCGCACTCGTCGAGTCTGTCACGCCACATGCGCGTGCACAAAGGCGAGAGCGCTCACGAACGAGACGCGCCGGGAcaccgcggcggcggcggcgagaaGCCTCACGAGTGTCCCCACTGCGGACGGAGCTTTGCGCACGCCTTAGCGCTGGAGCACCACGTGCTGAAGCACACGCTGAAGAAACCCTACGAGTGCTCCCAGTGTGGGAAAGGTTTCCCGTGCAAGTCCAGTCTGTCGCAGCACCTGCGAGTGCACCGAGAAGAGACGCCGCAGAAAACGCTCGCGCCACCGCCCGCCGCCGAGCGACGTCACAAGTGTTCGCAGTGCGGAAAAGGTTTCGTTCACCCCGTGACGCTTAAGCGGCACTTGCTGCAACACAAGGTGGAGAGCGCGCGCGCCAGAGAGAGGCATCTTCGATGCGGCTACTGCGGAAAAGGTTTCAAGAGCATCTCGTccttttcacttcacatgtgcaAACGCCTGGCGCGCCAGCGCAACGGGGAGACCGCGCACGGCGCCGGAGAGAGGCCTCACAGATGTGCCGAGTGCGGGAGACGTTTTCGAGACAAGGCGAGTCTCAAAGTCCACACGGTGATTCACACGCGAGAGAGGCCTCACAAGTGTGCCCTGTGCGAGACGGGTTTCTCTCACGCGTCGAGTCTGTCGCGCCACATGACGACGAACGCGCACCTGGCGAAGCAGAGACGCCAGGACAGACGGGATTTGCGTCTGATGCAGATGCAGCAGAACAGGGGCACCGTAGACATACTGACGGACGTAGCACAGGAGGTGGAGGTCTgcaccactgatctataa